The genome window TACCCTTACATATTCATTTCTCACACGGGTTTTTTCATCAATTTCAACTACCTTTCCCACTAATCCACCCACTTTAGCAATGGTTTTTATAGATCTCTGCTCAATTGGGATACCTCTGATTCTAAACCAACCTCTTTGTAAACAGCTTTTGGCACTGACAGCTGGAGACCAAGGATCGATAGTTATTTGAGCTTTTGCCGTTCGCATCCCCAGTGGCCTAAAGTATCCcaggtctttaatcattttagGGTCTGGAAACCTCATTAAAAACTTGTTTTCACCAATGGATCTGGCAGTCCACCTCCAAACGTTTTTTCCAACTAGATTTACAAACTCCTGCTCAATCTGTTTTTCCCCAACTGTCCCTTGAACCACAGAGATCACCGCAATACTAGACCGCTCCATTATCATTCTAGTATCAATGCTTTCCTCAATATAAAAGAAACTTTGATCTTCAACTTGAGCCGCACACAATTCAGGACCCAGATTCCAGGGTAAGCATTTTTTACAATCAAAAACAGTATGATCATCACAACCACATGTTTCACATGAAAAACGATGGCGACAATCTCTCGTCAAGTGATTTTTTTAGACTCCGTTTTTTTATATATACAAAAAAAATATTGATTCAAGCATTAGAAATTTGGTTTCAGGGCTGAGGAGATTGGCTATGTCGTGCccaccgagatgcaggagcaatCCCTGCCGCTTCTGCTGTCCGGCCAGGATTGCATTCTCCACGCGCAGGTGGTCCTTTCTTGCTCGTTTCTTTCCTAGTCCAAGGGTTCGTGTTTGTTCGATACCGCTGGCGTGTCATCGCATTTCACATTTCACTGTAGACAGGCTCCGGGAAGACGCTGGCCTACCTCTTGTCCATCTTCTCCACCATCGACTTCAGCAGGTCCTCGGTGCAAGCGCTGGTTGTCGTCCCCACGAGGGAGCTCGGCATGCAGGTGATTGGCTTTGCCGGCTCGATTGCTTTCTCACTGCACCCCGTCTGTCTGATCTCTGATGTGGTGTCTCTCTAACTGTGGTGCTCCAAGGTTACCAAGGTCGCTAGACTACTCGCAGCCAAGGCGTGCACCGTCATGGCTTTGCTTGATGGCGGTACGCTCAAGAGGCAAAAGAGCTGGGTCAAGGTAATAGCACTGACCCTCTATTGCTGGATTTGTGTCGATGCCTAATTATTTTATTTACTTGGGACCAGTTTGATAGGAAGTGACTATTCAATGGTTAGTTGTTCCAGATCTATCCCATGCCTTCAATGTATATTTATGTTGTTAGGATATTGGCGCTTGTAGCGGAATTCACCTATGACATTGACATCATGTAGAGAGGGTAGTGCTATCTAAGTTTTTCCTTTTCTCCCTTGCCACATGTTTTGTGATAGAATTGTTGATAAATTTACAGGCAGAGCCCCCCGCGATAATTGTAGCTACTGTGGCAAGCTTGTGTCAAATGGTCGAGAGGCGCGCATTCAGTCTTCAATCCATGAGAGTGTTAGTTATTGATGAGGTGAGATCATCACTCCACTTTCTTAAATCTTGAATCAAATTACTGTCAGAGTTTGCTCTGCTCGCTGATGCTCTGTAATTATAATTTGCCAAGGGTGCTAACCATGTTTTTCTCCATAGGTCGATTTTATTTTCGGGTCATCAAAGCAAGTCAGCTCTCTTCGCAAAATATTAACCTCCTATTCAGCAGCTTCCAGTCGTCAAACCATATTTGCAAGCGCATCGATCCCTCAGCACAATCGCTTTCTGCATGATTGCGTACAGCATAAATGGACCAAGGTTGTACGAACTTCTTCTACTGAACAAATTGTTGTTTGTTTTTGTACTTCAAAGAAGGCTAATGCTTTTTCCCCTTATCATGGTATAGGGTGATGTGGTTCATGTTCATGTCCACCCTGTACAGCCCATGCCTTCGCACCTGTGTCACAAATATGTGGTGAGCATATCAAATTCTCATTGTTGTGAAGTATACTAATGTTCTTCTTGATAACTAATTCTGGGTTGCATGGCACTAATTGATAGGCCGCacgtcacatttcttctcaaccaATCCAATGCATATAGAGGAAACCCTCTAATCCAATGCATACAGAGGAAACCCTCTCTGCCCcagtttttctcttctttcccAAAATAAGCTCGCGGCCTACCTTCTTTCTCCTGAGAATTCATTTCGATCTCTGTCTGAATATTGGTAACTATGACAACACAATCAATGTGCAGATCTGCACCAAGAAGGAAAGGATGCATGTTTTACTATCGTTGCTTGAGAGGGACGCACCGAAGTCTGCAATCATATTTGTTGCTGGGCAGGTACTGTTGTGCATGATGTTCTTTGATATTTTCAGTTTCCACAGTTGCTGTGCTCTGACTAGTACACCCAATTCATAAGCTTTTAGATGTTGGAAACTTTGACGCTTATaagtaaaaaaaaaaaaacaaaaaaacaaaactgTTTTGTTCACTAATAGAGGAGCATCTATCTATTCATCACCTAGTTCTGAGCAGTTATGTTGATGGTGAATGAATCTTTAAGTCGTTAA of Zea mays cultivar B73 chromosome 8, Zm-B73-REFERENCE-NAM-5.0, whole genome shotgun sequence contains these proteins:
- the LOC100281356 gene encoding ATP binding protein isoform X1; this encodes MAVAAAFLSSSLLPTTPGSHLTPFTLRSRLRLFTRRAVVVNAAAATLREVCSGRVPDHVLQRDHRNTRPLHYHSSINAFLNIKETLIFNLSRTQFRTQIPGAEEIGYVVPTEMQEQSLPLLLSGQDCILHAQTGSGKTLAYLLSIFSTIDFSRSSVQALVVVPTRELGMQVTKVARLLAAKACTVMALLDGGTLKRQKSWVKAEPPAIIVATVASLCQMVERRAFSLQSMRVLVIDEVDFIFGSSKQVSSLRKILTSYSAASSRQTIFASASIPQHNRFLHDCVQHKWTKGDVVHVHVHPVQPMPSHLCHKYVICTKKERMHVLLSLLERDAPKSAIIFVAGQSERSKKAGNPPSTMVVSDFLRNEYKGSLDVMLLEEDMNFNARAASFSEVKGRGFLLVSTDIASRGFDLPQTSHVYNLDLPKTATDYLHRAGRTGRQPFSRLELECCVTTLITEEEHFVLRRFQNELKFHTQEEELPLMNCFPG
- the LOC100281356 gene encoding ATP binding protein translates to MAVAAAFLSSSLLPTTPGSHLTPFTLRSRLRLFTRRAVVVNAAAATLREVCSGRVPDHVLQRAEEIGYVVPTEMQEQSLPLLLSGQDCILHAQTGSGKTLAYLLSIFSTIDFSRSSVQALVVVPTRELGMQVTKVARLLAAKACTVMALLDGGTLKRQKSWVKAEPPAIIVATVASLCQMVERRAFSLQSMRVLVIDEVDFIFGSSKQVSSLRKILTSYSAASSRQTIFASASIPQHNRFLHDCVQHKWTKGDVVHVHVHPVQPMPSHLCHKYVICTKKERMHVLLSLLERDAPKSAIIFVAGQSERSKKAGNPPSTMVVSDFLRNEYKGSLDVMLLEEDMNFNARAASFSEVKGRGFLLVSTDIASRGFDLPQTSHVYNLDLPKTATDYLHRAGRTGRQPFSRLELECCVTTLITEEEHFVLRRFQNELKFHTQEEELPLMNCFPG